One region of Candidatus Poribacteria bacterium genomic DNA includes:
- a CDS encoding lysine N(6)-hydroxylase/L-ornithine N(5)-oxygenase family protein → MNSPRVGAGLPHPSAISNQQSVEGISGESKAFLLQVSDSRKLRTDNSLAHRNIPITIIGGGIHGVSIAIRLLRDMPAAAKHLAVVDRHPHPLTQWRSKTERQGMTFLRSPAVHHITPDALGIVEYAERHNRTNALAPPYSQPSTQLFWDFCKSALAELREHRVYYQSDVAKLRWDKGAGRFPFRLISTNSEGFRSGCVVLAIGSDDCVYVPPEFVQWQRRYPDQILHASQFSVDCEDKRDDKGNRIVIVGGGLTAGTLAKSLGERGHNVALIARKGLKTEQFDFPPVWLGPKALAEFASEIDFQRRYETIQQNRGEGSITPDIMAALLNTSKVDIYPETRIHNITTEKEGPSTRRLRVETTCSVMTDVSRVILATGYRFDLRRYGFLTELLAQHHIPLVCGLPQLDTDLQLHPIENLFGSGTIAQLQIGPASGNIAGANLAYERLREKISALL, encoded by the coding sequence ATGAATAGCCCTCGTGTAGGAGCGGGGTTACCCCACCCGTCAGCAATCAGCAATCAGCAGTCAGTAGAAGGGATATCTGGTGAATCCAAAGCCTTTTTGCTGCAGGTTTCCGATAGCCGAAAACTGAGAACCGACAACTCTTTAGCACATCGGAACATCCCGATTACCATCATCGGTGGTGGGATACACGGTGTGTCTATCGCAATCCGGCTGCTCCGTGATATGCCCGCAGCAGCGAAACACCTCGCGGTTGTCGATCGGCATCCACACCCCCTCACCCAATGGCGGTCTAAAACCGAACGCCAAGGCATGACGTTTCTCCGCTCCCCCGCTGTTCATCACATTACGCCCGATGCGCTCGGTATCGTTGAATACGCCGAACGGCACAACCGAACGAATGCGTTGGCACCGCCTTATTCCCAACCCTCCACACAACTCTTTTGGGATTTCTGCAAAAGCGCGCTTGCTGAACTCAGAGAACATCGGGTATATTATCAGTCCGATGTGGCGAAATTGCGGTGGGACAAAGGGGCAGGTAGATTTCCGTTCCGACTCATCTCGACAAACAGTGAAGGATTTCGGAGCGGTTGTGTTGTCCTCGCCATTGGGAGCGACGACTGCGTTTACGTTCCACCTGAGTTTGTCCAGTGGCAACGCCGATACCCCGATCAGATTTTACACGCCTCCCAATTTTCGGTGGATTGTGAGGATAAGCGAGACGATAAGGGAAACCGAATCGTTATCGTTGGGGGTGGATTGACAGCAGGGACACTCGCAAAAAGCCTCGGCGAACGCGGGCATAACGTAGCACTGATTGCTCGGAAGGGATTAAAGACGGAGCAGTTCGATTTTCCGCCGGTGTGGTTGGGTCCCAAAGCACTCGCTGAATTTGCAAGTGAGATAGATTTTCAGCGGCGTTATGAGACAATTCAACAGAACAGAGGCGAAGGAAGCATCACGCCCGATATTATGGCGGCTTTGCTGAATACCTCAAAGGTTGACATCTATCCTGAAACCCGTATCCATAACATCACTACCGAAAAGGAAGGTCCGTCTACTCGAAGGCTGCGGGTTGAAACCACGTGTAGTGTTATGACGGATGTGTCCCGTGTTATCCTTGCCACAGGGTATAGATTTGATCTGCGTCGTTACGGATTTTTAACGGAATTACTTGCGCAGCACCACATCCCGCTTGTCTGCGGACTCCCGCAACTTGATACCGATTTGCAACTCCATCCGATTGAGAACCTCTTCGGATCTGGCACCATCGCGCAACTTCAAATCGGTCCGGCTTCAGGCAACATCGCTGGCGCGAACCTTGCTTATGAACGCCTCCGAGAAAAAATTTCCGCCCTTCTGTAG
- a CDS encoding DUF723 domain-containing protein produces MITDNFSSLHQTEFAGTLEPVSIGCPEEV; encoded by the coding sequence CTGATAACTGACAACTTTTCATCACTTCACCAGACAGAATTTGCCGGTACTCTGGAACCCGTTTCCATCGGTTGCCCGGAAGAAGTATAA
- a CDS encoding pyridoxamine 5'-phosphate oxidase family protein, with product MSKLYTEIPEKLQQFISEQKIFFVATATADSRINLSPKGMDSLRVLGPNRVAWLNVTGSGNETAAHVQENPRMTLMFTAFQDNPMILRLYGTAKAIHKDDAEWQMLFPLFTPLPGARQIFDLNIDLVQTSCGMAVPVYDYVGEREQLNAWAAKKGEDGVKAYWKETNHTSLDGKPTRFA from the coding sequence ATGTCAAAATTATACACTGAGATTCCCGAGAAACTACAGCAATTTATCAGTGAACAAAAAATCTTTTTTGTCGCAACCGCGACAGCCGATAGCAGAATCAATCTGTCCCCGAAAGGCATGGATTCGTTACGGGTCTTGGGTCCAAACCGCGTCGCTTGGTTAAATGTAACGGGGAGCGGGAATGAAACCGCCGCGCACGTTCAAGAAAACCCGCGAATGACGCTCATGTTTACCGCCTTTCAGGATAATCCGATGATCCTCCGACTCTACGGCACTGCGAAGGCGATACACAAAGACGATGCCGAATGGCAAATGCTCTTCCCGTTATTCACGCCGCTCCCCGGGGCAAGGCAGATCTTTGACCTCAACATTGACCTCGTGCAAACCTCGTGTGGAATGGCTGTTCCGGTTTATGATTATGTCGGTGAGCGGGAGCAACTGAACGCCTGGGCAGCGAAAAAGGGCGAAGACGGCGTAAAAGCATATTGGAAAGAGACCAATCACACCAGCCTTGATGGAAAACCAACTCGTTTCGCTTGA
- a CDS encoding LamG domain-containing protein — translation MRYIARHGFTNPGDELMKLDLCFTLFCAAVIAFAFASTEVAHAQSIEDGLGGHWTFDKSDTDAKIAKDALGENDGEIKGAPKIVEGIVGDALRFNGKEDYVVMGAATTGQDLTYAMWIKPTALPEGPKVIIWDDDPQGGGDSWLELLADGTIQTQRGGDGFGVFKTETAVEADEWTHVTFVAAGEDEKKFLYINGELDAEADGKINSRDTRSHVVVAVGHDRNAFIKPFYFDGDIDDVAVYHRALDDKEVMDNYQIAFDVEPTGKLALTWGAIKAH, via the coding sequence ATGAGATACATTGCACGTCATGGGTTTACAAACCCAGGGGATGAATTGATGAAACTTGATTTATGCTTTACGCTCTTCTGCGCGGCAGTCATTGCTTTCGCGTTCGCGTCTACAGAAGTAGCACACGCCCAATCCATTGAAGATGGACTGGGAGGGCATTGGACCTTTGATAAAAGCGATACCGATGCCAAGATCGCCAAAGATGCTCTCGGTGAAAACGATGGGGAGATTAAGGGTGCCCCGAAAATTGTAGAAGGCATTGTCGGAGACGCACTTAGATTCAACGGTAAAGAAGATTATGTCGTCATGGGAGCCGCCACCACAGGGCAGGATCTTACCTACGCAATGTGGATTAAACCGACAGCCCTACCCGAGGGTCCTAAAGTTATTATCTGGGACGATGATCCACAGGGCGGTGGCGATTCGTGGTTGGAACTCTTAGCAGATGGCACGATACAAACCCAAAGAGGTGGCGATGGATTCGGTGTCTTCAAAACTGAGACTGCCGTCGAAGCGGACGAATGGACGCACGTCACGTTTGTTGCTGCGGGTGAGGACGAGAAAAAATTTCTCTATATCAACGGTGAACTCGATGCCGAGGCGGACGGAAAGATAAACAGTCGCGATACACGTAGCCATGTTGTTGTCGCTGTCGGACACGACCGGAACGCCTTTATCAAACCCTTCTATTTTGACGGCGATATTGACGATGTCGCTGTCTATCACCGTGCATTAGATGACAAAGAAGTCATGGACAATTATCAAATCGCCTTTGATGTTGAACCTACGGGGAAACTTGCACTCACGTGGGGAGCTATCAAAGCACATTAA